In Rhizoctonia solani chromosome 7, complete sequence, one DNA window encodes the following:
- a CDS encoding eukaryotic translation initiation factor 3 subunit 8, whose product MTRLLPLRLQEAHVPILEDCDDSEGKKKGPSRFMAGGASDSDSDDDAPRIVKSAKDQFDKLLRLVQRQTNLSDPVPSFFLELLKSLEKDITDAQNREKSAAKKMNATNARALNGMKQKLRKSTKEYEVAIKSFEEDPDKYRKEENKEPVKKGDEEEEDPTFKTVGRSGKTMTFSTEALFKNLLAIQEARGKKNTDRNEQIHLLERVLPTAVTPYGKIRVLLTLISARFDYNPTASFMPIELWKKALREINNLIELLITEPLYIVTETTEDYDESVERVPTDGKPVVVRGSIVASVERIEDEFNKSLLNIDPHGTEYVERLKDEPGLYALTVLAQRYFEVRKLEDAMHRVIIKRLEHIYCKPDAVIQHFESNLPNPPSPLPPTSELIASLATKLYKSPSPLLRTRAMLAHIYHTGLQNDFPRARDMLLMSHVQESINSADAQTQILFNRAVVQLGLSAFRRGMIKEAHGVLGDIFATQRVKELLAQGTGPRGTETPAATRVLLPFHVHINTELAEAVFLVSCDQQAVPSVARVCRPPGVCWSPESTRDCVVQATRALLAGEWERCKELIVGIKIWSLMGAESEGVKEMLGQRIQEESLRTYLFTYSPHYTSLSLEFLQRTFSLSASQTTSIVSRMIWNDELASLDSAAKAVVFRRTEVNRTQASALALAERAANLVEMTEKALDMRVGGREGGGGWGDRGDREGAGLGGGTGAGGEGRRRGGQGRPRGGGGGSGRGGRFAQGLGSRMGVAGVRARNLSNQTRLDWQLVDHVVPSSIVGSPTNTEKVTVAPISCIWHLRGYHVTNLEGDQYLNYNASDNHMIIGGTGIWCLEDAGVAGQYYFHMQWNHYVGIMSAADNVAKVARCRRVADEKWIFQFVGPLDKVLPAPTLHRNIHYPFAPGHYVIRNVGTDTVMHAEYGSGTGQISMRNVIAQWYVVPTATGTAMAIKTQTRGSGYLPAYPFNVFDVAGANPADGTKIVLWPRTGEEHQKWYFEPA is encoded by the exons ATGACGAGGCTCCTGCCCCTGCGGCTCCAAGAAGCCCATGTCCCGATTCTTGAAGACTG TGATGACAGCGAAGGAAAGAAAAAGGGTCCTAGCCGCTTTATGGCTGGTGGCGCTTCCGACTCGGATAGCGACGATGATGCACCGAGGATCGTCAAGAGCGCCAAGGATC AATTCGACAAATTGCTCCGTCTTGTCCAGCGCCAAACCAATCTCTCAGATCCGGTTCCTTCGTTCTTCCTTGAACTTTTGAAATCACTGGAAAAGGATATCACTGATGCTCAAAATCGTGAAAAATCCGCAGCCAAGAAGATGAACGCTACCAATGCTCGCGCGCTCAACGGCATGAAGCAAAAGCTCCGCAAGTCCACAAAAGAATATGAAGTAGCGATCAAGTCCTTCGAGGAGGATCCCGACAAGTACCGAAAGGAGGAGAACAAGGAGCCTGTG aagaaaggagacgaggaagaggaggatcCGACGTTCAAGACTGTTGGCCGTTCTGGCAAAACGATGACGTTCAGCACCGAAGCCCTCTTCAAGAATTTGCTCGCTATCCAAGAGGCCCGTGGAAAGAAG AATACCGATCGCAATGAGCAAATCCATCTTCTTGAGAGGGTTCTCCCTACGGCTGTGACTCCCTACGGCAAGATCCGCGTTTTGCTTACTCTCATTTCGGCACGCTTTGATTACAACCCGACTGCTTCGTTCATGCCCATCGAACTTTGGAAAAAGGCCCTCCGCGAAATCAATAACTTGATCGAGTTATTGATCACTGAGCCTCTGTATATTGTGACCGAAACTACCGAGGACTATGATGAATCTGTCGAGCGAGTGCCTACCGATGGAAAACCAGTTGTTGTCCGTGGAAGTATTGTTGCGAGTGTCGAGAGGATAGAAGACGAATTCAACAAGAGCTTGTTGAACATCGATCCTCATGGTACCGAATATGTCGAGAGATTAAAGGATGAACCTGGCCTATATGCGCTGACTGTCTTGGCTCAACGGTACTTTGAAGTTCGGAAACTAGAGGACGCCATGCATCGCGTTATCATCAAACGGCTGGAACACATTTATTGCAAG CCTGACGCAGTGATTCAACATTTCGAGTCCAATTTGCCTAATCCGCCTTCACCATTGCCTCCCACTTCCGAACTCATTGCCTCTCTGGCCACTAAACTCTACAAATCCCCCTCGCCACTTCTCCGCACCCGTGCGATGCTTGCCCACATTTATCACACTGGTCTCCAGAACGACTTCCCCAGGGCTCGTGACATGCTCTTGATGTCCCACGTCCAAGAGTCGATCAACAGCGCCGACGCGCAAACACAGATCCTATTCAACCGCGCGGTCGTGCAACTCGGTTTGAGCGCATTCAGGCGAGGAATGATCAAGGAGGCCCATGGCGTGCTCGGGGACATCTTTGCTACCCAGCGAGTAAAGGAACTCCTCGCGCAAGGTACAGGACCACGAGGAACCGAGACTCCCGCCGCCACTCGAGTCCTGCTTCCCTTCCACGTACACATCAATACCGAACTTGCCGAGGCGGTCTTCCTTGTGTCGT GCGATCAGCAAGCCGTTCCGTCGGTTGCTCGAGTTTGCCGACCGCCAGGCGTTTGCTGGTCCCCCGAGAGCACGAGGGATTGTGTTGTCCAGGCCACACGGGCGTTGTTGGCTGGTGAATGGGAACGGTGCAAGGAGTTGATTGTCGGAATCAAGATCTGGAGCTTGATGGGAGCTGAGAGCGAGGGAGTGAAAGAGATGCTCGGACA GCGTATCCAAGAAGAGTCCCTAAGGACATACCTCTTTACATACTCTCCGCACTACACCTCGCTCTCTCTTGAGTTTTTGCAACGCACATTCTCCCTTTCCGCCAGTCAAACCACCTCTATCGTCTCCCGCATGATCTGGAACGACGAACTCGCATCCCTTGATTCGGCAGCCAAGGCCGTCGTCTTCCGCCGCACCGAAGTCAACAGGACCCAAGCGTCCGCACTTGCCCTCGCTGAACGCGCAGCCAACTTGGTCGAAATGACCGAAAAGGCGCTCGACATGCGTGTAGGCGGACGAGAAGGCGGAGGCGGATGGGGCGACCGTGGAGACCGTGAAGGTGCTGGCTTGGGTGGAGGAACCGGCGCCGGTGGAGAAGGTCGTAGGAGAGGCGGTCAGGGTAGGCCaagaggtggtggtggcggcAGTGGCCGGGGTGGACGATTCGCGCAGGGGTTGGGTAGCCGGATGGGTGTGGCTGGTGTGAGGGC CCGGAATCTATCAAATCAAACACGCCTCGACTGGCAATTGGTTGACCATGTCGTCCCATCGTCAATTGTTGGGTCCCCAACCAATACAGAAAAAGTCACAG TGGCGCCTATCTCCTGCATCTGGCATTTACGGGGTTATCATGTAACCAACCTAGAGGGCGATCAGTACCTGAATTACAATGCTAGCGATAATCATATGATAATCGGTGGCACGGGCATATGGTGTCTTGAGGACGCTGGGGTGGCTGGACAGTATTA CTTTCATATGCAATGGAACCACTATGTCGGAATAATGAGCGCA GCTGACAATGTT GCAAAGGTAGCTAGGTGCCGCCGCGTTGCCGACGAGAAGTGGATTTTCCAGTTTGTTGG CCCACTCGATAAAGTGCTTCCCGCGCCGACTCTACATCGAAATATCCACTACCCATTCGCTCCAGgtcactatgtcatcaggaaCGTTGGGACTGATACCGTTATGCATGCGGAATATGGGAGTGGGACGGGGCA AATTTCGATGCGAAACGTGATTGCGCAGTGGTATGTTGTCCCGACGGCAACTGGAACTGCTATGGCCATCAAGACA CAGACAAGGGGTTCTG GATATCTCCCAGCTTATCCATTTAATGTGTTCGACGTGGCCGGAGCTAACCCGGCAGATGGTACTAAGATTGTTCTATGGCCGAGGACCGGCGAGGAACATCAAAAGTGGTACTTTGAACCTGCTTAG
- a CDS encoding ATP synthase subunit 5: protein MLAARRVAAAASRVPLQQQRNASLIASKYAQALFGAASKNAQTLNKVQSELTSISNNLREVPTFGLDAIYAAAAPKGSKEPVTPITKNFFNELVSKHKGELEVVVTSAAPLEKGMLSKLETTLKSSQAASQAKSVRVTNKVSQPSILGGLLVDFGDKTIDLSVSSKVNRLNALLQRWMFVLICMSSCKSGYMASHKHGVCLANETRADSTTIPTPHDQLVFASLFVVREPDWLIHLLIPIASNWPRTPFQNHHSINLMAALVPYDNFPSPVAGDPGTMSTFIEMNLAVYRTERRSKTIKDESVDWVPYYVLAYGTLAETNEVLSPVCYLDDIDIYSCIIAECGGTVTLTKPQRNPNKKRDCTFRITFEGGDHTFRGVLQDDRAEWEWKGWRWQLRMFHSDFGVWCNSLIEEPDDEPSTQAITPNKYDALIKEWSSISTATATMIYAHAEKKNALDTSPTSMTTDSKRLTIPTSWPHNPLSIPSPVRSKSRMKLLTTGFDNPNALQIPRSFTPFTEASNDSFYSIDAEDIQNDTTPLPARPRHISLRYLASRIRMMIMWCFIGLGGASHRMMWYFGHEVDNTLA from the exons ATGCTCGCTGCTCGTCGTGTTGCTGCCGCCGCTTCCCGTGTGCCTCTCCA GCAGCAGCGTAATGCGTCGCTGATCGCGAGCAAGTATGCCCAAGCACTTTTCGGAGCTGCGTCGAAGAATGCGCAGACACTGAACAAGGTCCAATCCGAGCTGACCTCTATCTCCAACAACCTCCGGGAGGTCCCTACCTT CGGACTCGATGCGATCTATGCGGCTGCTGCCCCCAAGGGTTCCAAGGAACCCGTAACCCCGATTACCAAGAACTT CTTCAACGAGCTCGTCAGCAAGCACAAGGGTGAACTCGAAGTTGTCGTTACCAGCGCTGCTCCTCTTGAGAAGGGCATGTTGTCTAAACTCGAGACCACCCTCAAGTCCAGCCAGGCTGCGTCTCAGGCCAAGTCGGTTCGGGTGACCAACAAGGTGA GTCAACCATCTATTCTCGGTGGACTCCTTGTTGACTTTGGCGACAAGACGATCGATTTGAGCGTTTCTTCCAAGGTTAACAGGCTCAACGCTCTCCTCCAGC GATGGATGTTCGTCTTGATATGCATGAGTTCGTGTAAATCCGGATATATGGCATCACATAAGCACGGCGTTTGCCTCGCGAATGAAACTAGAGCCGATTCCACCACAATACCTACGCCGCATGACCAACTCGTATTTGCCTCGCTGTTTGTCGTACGCGAACCCGATTGGCTCATACACCTCCTGATTCCTATCGCG AGTAACTGGCCACGCACACCCTTTCAGAATCACCACTCCATCAACCTCATGGCCGCGCTTGTACCCTATGATAACTTTCCCTCTCCGGTGGCTG GGGATCCTGGAACGATGTCGACATTTATCGAAATGAATCTCGCAGTCTACAGGACTGAACGTCGATCAAAGACCATCAAGGACGAATCGGTAGACTGGGTTCCATACTACGTTCTCGCCTACGGGACTCTGGCCGAAACCAACGAAGTGCTCTCCCCAGTC TGTTATCTCGACGATATAGATATTTACAGCTGCATAATTGCCGAATGTGGAGGAACCGTCACCCTAACCAAGCCGCAGCGCAACCCGAACAAGAAGCGGGACTGCACATTCCGTATCACTTTTGAGGGCGGCGACCATACGTTTCGAGGTGTATTGCAGGACGACAGGGCCGAGTGGGAGTGGAAAGGC TGGCGGTGGCAGCTACGCATGTTCCATTCGGACTTCGGTGTATGGTGTAATTCCCTGATCGAAGAACCGGACGATGAGCCCTCGACGCAAGCCATTACGCCCAACAAGTACGACGCTCTCATCAAGGAGTGGTCATCCATTTCGACGGCGACGGCGACGATGATATATGCCCACGCGGAAAAGAAGAATGCACTCGATACGTCTCCCACATCAATGACCACTGATTCGAAGCGTCTGACGATCCCAACCTCCTGGCCGCATAACCCGCTCTCAATCCCGTCTCCAGTACGCAGCAAATCACGCATGAAGTTGCTTACTACTGGCTTCGACAATCCGAACGCTTTACAAATACCTCGTTCTTTTACTCCCTTTACCGAGGCGTCCAACGATTCGTTCTATAGCATTGATGCGGAAGATATCCAAAATGACACAACCCCACTCCCTGCCCGCCCACGCCATATATCCCTGAGATACCTAGCCAGTCGGATCCGGATGATGATTATGTGGTGCTTTATAGGGCTTGGCGGTGCGAGCCATCGGATGATGTGGTACTTTGGACATGAAGTGGACAACACTCTCGCTTGA
- a CDS encoding Ras domain-containing protein — MDSRATTTSLPDVENTTVVIVGDSGVGKSSLAKRYVRFGAHGCFPRWFTITVNYIHISSVRVAIVVYDITNRASFMSSGRWINIVRKEGGPDVVILLVGNKEEQSDRRAFSTSRQVKKQEASRLAAEVNAIFFETSAKTGHNVGGLLKTIAKCSSRNPGERFTLIRDQFQPALDQYIQACLEAQVGLSDEVRLNNAPQHLATLNRISSDITTHIQRLQVARSTVYQNSNSISSITPINTLPSGRGCDGNLSEAKYPPYPDVLSHVSSFWRRVAIDTPCLWTHIDIALGYPLNRGLFSRAKVYADRAGPLPLEIHIIDKKESRESQNHSYRDRNNEFEFLDSASVPIKVLELDLYMHTNDSHGEIYYSILEYLFARCIPGALTHYIVNMLLAIPSAQLKKLWLPISIIRLSALCPHWESIAYHGLVELHIDQGIPKISESQLVSILRSSPKLQVFHLKNSIQLQGSVGDTNIERVLLEDLRDINIATWGEEDVYSVEILRRIVPGKAPLQLAYLGESNNALVDFCSRANVVCFYTRFWESKPLLPLLNQVLHLSTLVLDGALSTGTISSLFGLGNIHDNQNNQDNAASHNLKNILPSTTQVNTLYLLGYQTFNFEEIEAVVKLYSVQRLMIYGGKLSYQTDDGRLVSRNLRNTRVKLSSINACPIIEYHPDSEAIERDGDDWIIASLS, encoded by the exons ATGGATAGTAGGGCCACAACCACCAGCCTTCCTGATGTGGAGAATACCACTGTTGTGATTGTTGGTGACTCTGGTGTTGGTAAAAGCTCGCTTGCTAAGCG ATACGTCCGGTTTGGTGCTCATGGATGTTTTCCTCGTTGGTTCACCATCACTGTGAATTATATTCATATCTCATCCGTGAGAGTAGCCATCGTAGTTTATGATATCACTA ATCGTGCGTCCTTCATGTCAAGTGGCCGATGGATCAATATCGTCCGGAAGGAAGGGGGTCCAGATGTAGTTATTTTGCTAGTTGGAAACAAGGAAGAACAATCGGATAGGCG AGCATTCTCTACATCCAGACAAGTCAAGAAGCAGGAAGCCAGTCGACTGGCTGCGGAAGTCAATGCCATCTTTTTTGAAACTTCTGCTAAGACTGGGCACAATGTTGGAGGGTTGCTCAAGACGATCGCCAAGTGTTCGTCAAGAAATCCCGGAGAGAGGTTTACTCTGATTAGGGACCAGTTTCAACCCGCTTTGGATCAATATATTCAGGCCTGCTTAGAGGCTCAAGTTGGTCTATCCGATGAAGTTCGGCTCAATAACGCCCCGCAGCATTTAGCCACTCTTAATCGAATATCAAGTGATATTACAACACATATTCAAAGATTGCAGGTCGCTCGATCTACAGTTTATCAAAACAGTAACAGTATATCCAGTATTACCCCTATCAACACACTCCCTTCAGGG CGGGGTTGTGATGGAAATCTTTCCGAAGCCAAGTATCCCCCTTACCCTGATGTTTTATCCCATGTCAGCTCCTTCTGGCGCCGTGTCGCGATTGATACTCCATGTTTATGGACACACATTGACATTGCGCTTGGATATCCTCTCAATCGGGGTCTTTTTTCCCGCGCCAAAGTATATGCCGATCGGGCTGGCCCACTTCCGCTAGAGATTCATATCATTGACAAAAAAGAATCGAGAGAATCTCAAAATCACTCATACCGTGACCGGAACAACGAATTCGAATTCCTGGATTCCGCTTCAGTGCCTATCAAAGTTCTGGAACTAGACTTATACATGCATACTAACGACTCCCACGGTGAAATCTATTATTCCATTCTTGAATACTTGTTTGCTCGATGTATACCGGGGGCTCTTACACATTACATTGTAAA CATGCTCCTTGCGATACCGAGCGCCCAACTCAAAAAACTCTGGCTTCCCATCTCAATCATACGGCTTAGTGCCCTATGTCCACATTGGGAAAGCATAGCATACCACGGTCTTGTGGAGTTGCACATTGATCAGGGAATCCCAAAGATATCGGAATCGCAGCTGGTTAGCATTCTGCGATCCAGTCCCAAGCTGCAAGTCTTCCATCTCAAAAACAgtatccaattgcaagggTCGGTTGGCGACACAAACATAGAGCGGGTGCTTTTGGAAGATTTGCGTGACATAAATATCGCGACCTGGGGCGAAGAAGATGTATATTCTGTGGAGATACTGCGAAGAATTGTTCCTGGAAAAGCTCCCCTCCAACTAGCATACCTCGGGGAATCCAACAACGCACTGGTCGATTTTTGCTCTCGGGCCAACGTAGTTTGCTTCTATACCAGATTCTGGGAGTCTAAACCTCTGCTGCCATTACTCAATCAGGTGCTTCATCTTAGCACTTTGGTTTTAGATGGGGCCCTCAGTACTGGGACGATATCCTCGCTTTTTGGGTTGGGCAATATTCATGACAATCAAAACAACCAGGATAATGCTGCCAGCCATAACTTGAAGAACATACTCCCTTCGACTACCCAGGTCAATACATTGTATCTGCTGGGGTATCAGACATTCAATTTCGAGGAGATCGAAGCAGTCGTGAAGCTGTATTCGGTTCAGAGACTAATGATCTACGGTGGTAAACTTTCCTACCAAACGGACGATGgaaggctggtgtcgagAAATCTAAGAAATACCAGGGTGAAGCTATCCAGTATCAATGCTTGTCCTATTATCGAGTACCATCCCGATTCCGAAGCGATCGAGCGTGACGGAGATGATTGGATCATCGCTTCATTGAGTTGA
- a CDS encoding peptidase family S41 protein, with amino-acid sequence MVTKSLLIGLGAAVAVNGEVTERAADPCAAIAGQQYVAPSAAMACLKSFPYNATLAKNVLDVVTKVTPFFTFEDWQKDTPSPFTEATSNLDVEFARIKATKYTTDYDFNRDIYNVINHLDDGHTRKSLPQKQIENCLLLVLTIEGVSAWLYVNGIATTYSGDYIDHNIRVNSVFTNYRISNGTWSQRLGDFGGPVFPDKDSLTLCLIPANSTKTETVKFEYRATYLGAPFTDGPSYWQTNCAANNKTNGVDNRTSASSFARRELMRKKRRPVAEISVAPAKSVGLPQPNLPTQPDVINGTGVIKAYVLPDDKTGVLMVGSFGGDYVGFQNDTLRALSKLKAAKVQQLIVDTTGNGGGYVCLGEFLINALAGTNFGYAGFESTVRAQPLARKIVESYIEQGIDYMSYSPNQWAFLNNTPQPANYNYIEPPTNFTINLTKDAVSKRFYDICTPYDVDLPAEPFLPASKIIIVGNGECASTCALFTGVAYERLGIKVATFGGNPGAAMNFNGMAGNQVLEWADLDSEIKTAGLKNDSLAPPDLLINSNYRVNWRYAYSWQNKSQPLAFHVERAQYRVPYTADTYMSPQNLWAYVAKTYLK; translated from the exons ATGGTCACAAAGAGTTTATTGATCGGATTGGGTGCCGCCGTTGCTGTGAATGGCGAGGTGACTGAGAGAGCCGCAGATCCTTGCGCAGCTATTGCTGGACAGCAGTATGTAGCTCCTTCGGCAGCCATGGCCTGTTTGAA ATCCTTCCCGTACAATGCTACCTTGGCAAAAAACGTATTGGATGTAGTAACTAAAG TTACACCATTCTTTACGTTTGAGGACTGGCAGAAGGACACTCCATCCCCATTCACCGAGGCGACTTCGAATCTTGATGTTGAGTTTGCTCGCATCAAGGCGACAAAATATACT ACCGATTACGACTTTAATCGAGATATATATAACGTCATCAA CCACCTCGACGATGGTCATACCCGTAAGTCCCTCCCACAAAAGCAGATAGAAAACTGCTTACTGTTG GTCCTTACCATCGAAGGTGTCTCGGCATGGCT CTACGTGAATGGAATCGCCACCACCTACTCCGGCGATTATATTGACCATAACATCCGAGTTAACTCGGTGTTTACCAATTATCGCATCTCTAATGGCACCTGGTCTCAAAGACTGGGAGATTTTGGTGGACCTGTCTTCCCAGACAAGGACAGCTTAACTTTGTGTCTCATCCCTGCCAACTCGACTAAAACAGAAACTGTCAAG TTTGAATATCGTGCTACTTACCTTGGCGCTCCCTTCACCGATGGTCCCTCGTACTGGCAAACTAACTGTGCTGCCAACAACAAGACAAATGGTGTTGACAATAGAACATCCGCGAGCTCTTTTGCACGCCGTGAATTGATgcggaagaagaggaggccTGTGGCAGAGATTAGTGTCGCGCCGGCCAAGAGCGTTGGCTTGCCTCAGCCCAATCTTCCCACCCAGCCGGACGTAATTAATGGAACCGGAGTGATTAAGGCCTATGTTCTTCCCG ATGATAAAACCGGCGTG CTTATGGTCGGGTCATTTGGTGGCGATTACGTCGGTTTCCAAAACGATACACTAAGAGCACTCTCCAAGCTTAAAGCCGCTAAGGTTCAGCAACTGATCGTCGATACTACTGGAAACGGGGGAGGATATGTCTGCCTTG GCGAATTCTTGATCAATGCACTGGCCGGAACCAATTTCGGTTACGC TGGGTTTGAATCGACTGTGCGCGCCCAGCCCCTTGCCAGGAAGATTGTAGAATCGTATATTGAACAGGGGATCGACTATATGTCCTACAGCCCCAATC AATGGGCATTCCTAAACAATACCCCTCAGCCAGCCAACTATAACTACATAGAACCACCCA CAAACTTCACGATCAATCTTACGAAGGATGCAGTGTCTAAACGTTTCTACGATATTT GCACCCCGTATGACGTTGACCTTCCGGCCGAACCATTCCTCCCGGCATCCAAG ATAATCATTGTAGGAAACGGAGAGTGTGCGTCGACCTGTGCATTATTTACTGGTGTCGCGTACGAAAGGCTTGGAATTAAGGTTGCTACGTTTGGCGGCAAC CCTGGCGCTGCCATGAACTTCAATGGCATGGCTGGAAATCAAGTTCTTGAATGGGCCGATTTAGATTCTGAAATCAAGACTGCTGGACTGAAGAAC GATTCCTTGGCCCCACCTGACCTTTTGATCAATTCGAATTACCGCGTGAATTGGCGTTACGCGTATTCGTGGCAAAATAAGTCTCAACCACTGG CGTTCCACGTTGAGCGTGCCCAATACCGCGTTCCTTATACCGCAGACACCTACATGAGTCCACAAAACCTCTGGGCTTACGT CGCGAAGACATATTTGAAATAA
- a CDS encoding flavin carrier protein 2, giving the protein MRRVFDVTASLRDDLRVSLSLNLTVYGMQPVSLDLNLCDLASAVCPLPLYNFSGQGTLPIPDSFSSKIPTIGYTVPDLEAYAQLELLRVDTGEVAACCIAKSELSFGIPSVCRKLPWVLLLTGPIPSQSAIDHLRQRTGARLGDDALPTDEYVNRRLSPYNQNLALGSVQAVAQNVDLGNNYGYSFTSTNATGLGVLNSALEKRVFINPATVTEADALPGGVPVYVNGAGVATANAFLGVFFEWLVIGAIVLGVCIAYQLWKRTIGARTRLAGKGQISSESLVPRVSNMLHGMFLRLALVLILPVTVFTMYQWTLRDSWLATLLSVICILTTWAGLGWTWFKLSLNSRSLDDTRRLAALRPSFPMIALLTIPIFITSVFVAFASRSGTAQVAGILAIEILSLGAAIFIRWQARRRERDLILNATPESPVPNLPTPFIPPPTRMGITLRWFRVVAMGLMIPFIESLGVKPIPRTVIGIVTAAFFRRKRVDSSSPHGASTDRIAEKGVASPASAIAEPLSPTQPDRTNSGHTLYYDAHTGATPAPGLGASDGYFVQRPAQ; this is encoded by the exons ATGCGTCGGGTGTTCGAT GTGACGGCCTCTTTACGTGACGATTTACGAGTATCTCTCTCCCTCAATTTGACCGTATATGGCATGCAACCAGTTTCTCTCGATCTTAATCTGTGCGACCTTGCTTCAGCAGTTTGCCCTCTCCCTCTTTACAACTTTTCTGGCCAAGGAACTCTTCCTATACCTGATTCGTTTTCATCAAAAATTCCTACCATTGGTTACACCGTCCCCGACCTTGAGGCATATGCGCAGCTCGAGTTGCTACGGGTAGACACAGGAGAGGTTGCCGCGTGT TGCATTGCTAAATCTGAATTATC CTTCGGCATACCGAGCGTTTGCCGAAAACTCCCCTGGGTGCTTCTCTTGACTGGTCCCATCCCGTCCCAATCAGCCATTGACCACCTTCGCCAACGAACCGGTGCACGACTAGGAGATGATGCTCTTCCAACTGATGAGTACGTGAATCGCAGACTTAGTCCCTACAACCAAAATTTGGCCCTTGGTTCTGTGCAGGCGGTAGCTCAGAATGTCGACTTAGGAAATAACTATGGATACTCATTTACCTCGACGAACGCAACCGGCCTCGGCGTATTGAATAGTGCGCTCGAGAAACGAGTTTTTATCAATCCTGCAACCGTAACCGAAGCTGATGCTCTCCCCGGAGGCGTGCCGGTATATGTCAACGGGGCCGGGGTAGCCACGGCAAATGCATTTTTGGGCGTTTTCTTTGAATGGCTGGTCATTGGGGCTATTGTACTTGGTGTCTGCATTGCCTACCAGTTGTGGAAACGGACTATCGGTGCTCGAACTCGCCTTGCTGGAAAGGGACAGATATCATCAGAAAGTCTGGTACCTCGCGTCAGTAATATGCTTCATGGCATGTTCCTCCGCCTGGCGCTGGTCCTCATATTGCCCGTCACCGTATTTACGATGTACCAATGGACCCTACGTGATTCCTGGCTCGCGACTCTCCTTAGCGTCATATGCATCCTAACGACTTGGGCCGGTCTTGGCTGGACTTGGTTCAAACTCTCCCTCAATTCTCGCTCACTCGATGATACTCGTCGCCTCGCAGCCCTCCGACCTTCCTTTCCTATGATCGCCCTCTTGACTATTCCCATTTTCATTACATCTGTCTTTGTTGCATTTGCATCCCGCTCCGGAACAGCTCAAGTAGCTGGGATCCTCGCTATTGAAATTCTTTCTCTGGGCGCAGCGATTTTCATCAGGTGGCAAGCTCGGCGCCGAGAACGCGACTTGATCCTAAACGCCACGCCTGAGTCGCCTGTACCCAATCTTCCTACGCCATTTATTCCTCCCCCGACCCGGATGGGAATCACTCTCCGTTGGTTCCGTGTCGTTGCGATGGGATTAATGATTCCATTTATTGAGAGCCTAGGAGTGAAGCCTATTCCCAGGACAGTAATCGGGATTGTTACCGCTGCG TTCTTTAGGCGGAAACGAGTTGACTCGAGCTCGCCTCACGGGGCATCTACCGACCGTATTGCGGAGAAGGGGGTTGCGTCGCCCGCGTCTGCAATCGCGGAGCCACTTTCACCAACTCAGCCCGACCGGACCAACTCAGGCCACACGTTGTACTATGACGCGCATACAGGCGCTACGCCGGCCCCGGGACTTGGCGCGTCAGACGGCTACTTTGTCCAACGGCCTGCACAATAg